One window of Dermacentor albipictus isolate Rhodes 1998 colony chromosome 9, USDA_Dalb.pri_finalv2, whole genome shotgun sequence genomic DNA carries:
- the LOC135903664 gene encoding vitellogenin-6-like has translation MRVLWLSLLVAAASGFEVGKEYVYKYKGTLHVANPEQPLQASGIAFRTKLIVQPKPDGTHFKIVNFEADSFNSEQIDVAHNEFNYAANPNAAGDLEHPFAGKFDEGKLEEFSIGKNEQLWVRNLKKGVLSLFQLDLVKGRHEHHDDKGYHVKEDGLHGPCDTLYIVHEEEHDYIEVTKVKNLDKCDHEHYGFYGHQKEHQCIKCEALATYPHTATSEVYYELKGTAQHYVIGHAWGESAQLFKPHGEGKQFHVLLNRTLDLEEEHDAATTDTTLLEAGEKEHSLAQEFPETHDLENPEELKHPNRLVTHFGLLPNKENFAEGLKKLAHIEYDDEDIKEVDNKESGSLLFLMLFHNFMTFSYDDINDVYQNHVLTAPEDIKDSLQHVFLDLLAAVGLNPHVTYGLNLIKHNELSVDDADRFYNKLHLNLKEVSPALLREIADSCKSDAVKSHREIWTSCKLAASAIAGGKGCKHAHDDHEEDKGTCSLELVSHIFNYSVTPKDVEHEPEYESTVFLRSAGNLGTRKALHYLERFIYPKWHANEHKRMAALWALKQASKHHPELARSIALPVFHNTSEPSEVRIAALLVVVVTNPDLYVLRHIGLEVLSDPSDQVVAFVISAFRALANSKYPCHKEIAQHLRYVLPLWETNRRFRKPIDRASSHLLISSGYNPKYDYGGLTLVEMIKSHDSYLPRNLYITMKDYVAGHSTDTVAFSFESWGLDKVFNRLVGPQPGSTKNLWNFMGRRRFPRDASAKERKEIEDALHIHDREYDPVYARMSLSVFGKAVDSWDFDESILDAIKSKDAPEKTAQKLLGKALRKKTFYLSHDMTYLNPTELGVPVFFDFKQAEFIYARREKIDVTHGDNAEIHLDVKRHYLYESRTQQMLGFAWTFARASLGSGYDARTVVSWPLDLKVTLAPLEGKLSLNRPLHLPWNAVNHHFHPFTFNMPYDLTQDHANAITEITANQKPLYRPDELLEFDRRYFGDVFGVAMNVKGHLIKRGLHSGLDEFYHHMTLRERFYYITINPHWHPRNFKLYFEPAGDAPTKEMDIDIAYKFLEPDDERHSHFKVHDQIGDDPEVPSTHVLNIDVNFKGDAKERKVSTELRYSFNHDLFNHKFQFFYDRTPFSSNDQEGTKICLEASAKFPKPDWSRAKNLATFYQGKHIDANLDIHYGSSCEGQSSISIHGQYTHTDKDEEQLVNAAAGKPITGNLRYNGLHRMALHCNAGREHGIPFNYYCMKFLRHSSRLAKFTADVEWKNYQPLLNKLLPVHTKYLALRPEHGGFFGIIRSHFTGENGKLHLVSQVPWWDLKDKPHTDLVITTEDGQHFKHWNVPTFSHMLEPRVFSSLGYTNIAEYAKQYRHRHCDLQSFSLRTFDGSLVQLPETDCYKVVTRDCSPNKRFLVLARSTNNPSLTKALKVFIHTTKLEILPVTEDSGLIVRVDGNKVDVVPERPYSHTDHDVELFVVRTSDKWFEVTSKSYGLYLTFNGNLLFVQTAPFYRGKLCGLCGDYNLDRNHELSGPDGHLYNSTLEFAKSYVVPSADCHPPTH, from the exons ATGAGAGTTCTGTGGCTATCGTTGCTCGTCGCGGCCGCCTCCG GCTTCGAAGTCGGCAAGGAGTACGTATATAAGTACAAAGGAACACTGCACGTAGCCAATCCCGAGCAGCCTCTGCAGGCATCGGGAATCGCCTTCCGAACCAAGCTTATTGTGCAGCCAAAGCCTGATGGAACTCACTTCAAG ATCGTGAACTTCGAAGCGGACTCCTTCAACTCGGAGCAGATCGACGTTGCTCACAACGAGTTCAACTACGCAGCAAACCCGAACGCCGCTGGTGATCTAGAGCACCCATTCGCCGGAAAGTTCGACGAAGGAAAG CTCGAAGAGTTCTCCATCGGCAAGAACGAACAGCTGTGGGTGAGGAACCTGAAGAAGGGAGTTCTATCCCTTTTCCAACTCGACCTTGTCAAGGGTCGCCATGAGCACCACGACGACAAGGGGTACCACGTCAAGGAG GACGGTCTTCATGGTCCCTGCGACACCCTGTACATCGTGCACGAAGAGGAGCACGATTACATTGAGGTGACCAAGGTTAAGAACCTCGACAAGTGCGACCACGAGCATTACGGCTTCTACGGACACCAAAAGGAACACCAGTGCATTAAATGCGAAGCTCTAGCAACG TACCCCCACACCGCCACCTCCGAGGTGTACTATGAGCTCAAGGGAACCGCCCAGCACTACGTCATCGGCCATGCGTGGGGCGAGTCGGCCCAGCTGTTCAAGCCTCACGGCGAAGGGAAGCAGTTCCACGTCCTGCTCAA CCGCACTCTTGACCTGGAAGAGGAACACGACGCCGCGACGACTGACACCACTCTGCTTGAGGCCGGCGAGAAGGAGCATTCGCTTGCCCAGGAATTCCCCGAGACCCACGACTTGGAGAACCCAGAGGAGCTGAAGCACCCGAACCGCCTTGTGACCCACTTCGGCCTCCTACCCAACAAGGAGAAC TTCGCGGAAGGCCTGAAGAAGCTGGCGCACATTGAATACGATGATGAGGACATCAAGGAGGTCGACAACAAGGAGAGCGGAAGCCTGCTCTTCCTGATGCTCTTCCACAACTTCATGACGTTCAGCTACGATGATATCAACGACGTCTACCAGAACCATGTGCTCACGGCACCAGAGGACATCAAGGACAGCCTCCA ACACGTCTTCCTGGACCTTCTCGCGGCGGTCGGCTTGAACCCACACGTCACCTACGGTCTCAACCTGATCAAGCACAACGAACTGAGCGTCGACGATGCTGACCGCTTCTACAACAAGCTTCACCTCAACTTGAAGGAAGTCAGCCCTGCCCTGCTCCGCGAAATCGCC GACTCTTGCAAGTCTGATGCCGTCAAGAGCCACCGCGAGATCTGGACCTCGTGCAAACTGGCCGCAAGCGCTATCGCCGGCGGTAAAGGATGCAAACACGCTCACGACGACCACGAGGAGGACAAGGGCACCTGCAGCCTCGAGCTCGTCTCACACATCTTCAAC TACTCGGTCACACCGAAGGACGTCGAGCACGAGCCCGAGTACGAAAGCACGGTCTTCCTTCGCTCAGCCGGCAACCTGGGCACCCGCAAGGCCTTGCACTACCTGGAACGCTTCATCTATCCCAAGTGGCACGCGAATGAGCACAAGAGAATGGCCGCCTTGTGGGCCCTGAAGCAGGCCTCCAAGCACCACCCTGAGCTG GCTCGTTCCATCGCACTGCCCGTGTTCCACAACACGAGTGAACCGAGCGAGGTCCGTATCGCCGCTCTCCTCGTCGTCGTGGTGACCAACCCGGATCTCTACGTTCTGCGCCACATCGGCCTCGAAGTCCTTTCTGACCCCAGCGACCAGGTCGTCGCGTTCGTCATCAGCGCTTTCCGTGCCCTGGCCAACTCCAAGTACCCATGCCACAAGGAAAT CGCCCAGCACCTGCGCTACGTGCTGCCGCTGTGGGAGACCAACCGAAGATTCAGGAAGCCTATTGACCGAGCCTCATCCCACCTTCTCATCTCTTCTGGCTACAACC CCAAGTATGACTACGGCGGCTTGACCCTGGTGGAGATGATCAAATCTCACGATAGCTACTTGCCTCGCAACCTGTACATCACCATGAAGGACTACGTCGCCGGACATTCCACCGACACGGTCGCCTTCTCGTTCGAAAGCTGGGGCCTGGACAAGGTGTTCAACCGTCTCGTTGGACCGCAGCCCGGATCGACCAAGAACCTTTGGAACTTCATGGGCCGCCGCCGCTTCCCGCGTGACGCATCGGCTAAGGAGCGAAAGGAGATCGAGGACGCC CTTCACATTCACGACCGCGAATACGACCCCGTGTACGCACGCATGAGCCTGTCCGTGTTCGGAAAGGCCGTTGACTCCTGGGACTTCGACGAGAGTATCCTTGACGCCATCAAGTCCAAAG ACGCACCCGAGAAGACGGCCCAGAAGCTTTTGGGCAAGGCGCTTCGCAAGAAGACCTTCTACCTCAGCCACGACATGACGTACCTCAATCCCACTGAGCTTGGCGTGCCGGTGTTCTTTGACTTCAAACAGGCAGAGTTCATCTACGCTCGCCGCGAGAAGATCGACGTAACCCACGGCGACAACGCAGAGATCCACTTGGACGTGAAGCGACACTATCT GTACGAGAGCCGTACGCAGCAGATGCTCGGCTTCGCATGGACCTTCGCCAGGGCATCCCTGGGCTCTGGATACGATGCCAGGACCGTGGTCTCTTGGCCGCTTGACCTCAAGGTCACCCTCGCACCACTGGAAGGCAAGCTCAGCCTGAACCGCCCTCTTCACCTGCCCTGGAACGCGGTCAACCACCACTTCCACCCCTTCACCTTCAACATGCCCTACGACCTCACCCAAGACCACGCCAATGCCATCACTGAGATCACGGCGAACCAGAAGCCCCTGTACCGCCCGGATGAACTTCTTGAA TTTGACCGCCGCTACTTTGGCGACGTCTTCGGTGTGGCCATGAACGTCAAGGGCCACCTCATCAAGCGGGGATTGCACAGCGGACTTGACGAGTTCTACCACCACATGACGTTGCGCGAACGCTTCTACTACATCACCATCAACCCCCACTGGCACCCGCGTAACTTCAAGCTCTACTTCGAGCCTGCCGGTGATGCTCCAACTAAGGAA ATGGACATCGACATCGCATACAAGTTCTTGGAGCCTGACGATGAACGTCACAGCCACTTCAAGGTTCACGACCAGATCGGTGATGATCCTGAGGTGCCTTCTACCCACGTGCTGAACATCGACGTGAACTTCAAGGGTGACGCCAAGGAGCGCAAAGTCTCCACCGAGCTCAGATATTCGTTCAACCATGATCTGTTCAACCACAAGTTCCAGTTCTTCTACGATCGAACGCCATTCAGCAGCAATGACCAAGAAGGAACGAAG ATCTGCCTGGAAGCGTCAGCGAAGTTCCCCAAGCCTGACTGGTCACGAGCAAAGAACCTGGCCACCTTCTACCAGGGCAAACACATTGACGCCAACCTTGACATCCACTATGGAAGCAGCTGCGAGGGCCAGTCTAGC ATCAGCATCCACGGCCAGTACACGCACACTGACAAGGACGAAGAGCAGCTGGTGAACGCTGCCGCCGGCAAGCCCATCACCGGAAACCTGCGCTACAACGGACTCCACAGGATGGCCCTCCACTGCAACGCTGGCCGCGAGCATGGCATCCCCTTCAACTACTACTGCATGAAGTTCCTGCGACACTCCAGCCGCCTGGCCAAGTTCACCGCGGACGTCGAGTGGAAGAACTACCAGCCG CTGCTCAACAAGCTCTTGCCCGTGCACACCAAATACCTCGCCTTGAGGCCAGAACACGGCGGCTTCTTCGGAATCATCCGCTCACACTTCACTGGCGAAAACGGCAAACTGCACCTGGTCTCTCAAGTTCCTTGGTGGGACCTGAAGGACAAGCCGCACACCGACCTTGTCATCACCACCGAGGACGGCCAGCACTTCAAGCACTGGAACGTGCCCACGTTCAGCCACATGCTCGAACCCAGGGTTTTCTCATCGCTCGGATACACCAACATTGCAGAGTACGCCAAGCAGTACAGGCACA GGCACTGCGACCTTCAGTCATTCAGCCTGCGCACCTTTGATGGCTCCCTCGTCCAACTTCCGGAGACTGATTGCTACAAAGTGGTTACCCGTGACTGCTCTCCCAACAAGAGGTTCCTGGTCCTGGCCCGGTCCACGAACAACCCTTCACTCACCAAG GCTCTGAAGGTGTTCATCCACACAACCAAACTTGAGATACTACCCGTAACCGAAGACTCCGGCCTCATCGTACGCGTCGACGGCAACAAGGTCGACGTTGTGCCCGAGCGTCCCTACAGTCACACCGACCACGACGTCGAGCTCTTTGTAGTGAGGACTAGCGACAAGTGGTTCGAGGTGACTTCGAAGTCCTACGGCCTCTACCTGACCTTCAATGGAAACTTGCTCTTCGTACAG ACCGCTCCATTCTACCGCGGTAAGCTGTGCGGCCTGTGCGGTGACTACAACCTTGACAGGAACCACGAGCTGTCCGGACCCGACGGGCACCTGTACAACAGCACCCTAGAGTTTGCCAAGAGCTACGTGGTGCCCAGTGCCGACtgccacccacccacccactga